Proteins encoded together in one Phyllostomus discolor isolate MPI-MPIP mPhyDis1 chromosome 6, mPhyDis1.pri.v3, whole genome shotgun sequence window:
- the LOC114500366 gene encoding olfactory receptor 10A2: MVGGNWTEVTEFILMGFSFLPTEIQLLLFLTFLIIYLATLIGNSLIILVTLADPMLHSPMYFFLRNLSFLEIGFNLVIVPKMLGTLLAWDTTISFSGCATQMYFLFFFGVAECFLLATMAYDRFVAICTPLHYPVIMNQRTCAKLAVASWFPGFPIATVQTTWLFSFPFCDTNKVNHFFCDSPPVLRLVCGDTTLFEIYAIVGTILIVMIPCLLILCSYFHIAAAILKVPSVKGKHKAFSTCSSHLLVVSLFYVSLSLTYFRPKSNNSPESKTVLSLSYTIVTPMLNPIIYSLRNNEVKNALSRTLHKALGLRSYIS; encoded by the coding sequence ATGGTTGGAGGAAACTGGACAGAAGTAACTGAGTTTATTCTCATGGGTTTCTCTTTCCTACCTACTGAAATACAGTTGTTACTCTTCTTGACATTTCTAATCATCTACCTGGCCACTCTGATAGGAAACAGCCTCATCATTCTGGTTACCTTGGCTGACCCCATGCTGCACAgtcccatgtacttcttcctcaggaACTTGTCCTTCTTGGAGATTGGCTTCAACCTAGTCATTGTGCCCAAAATGCTGGGAACGCTGCTTGCCTGGGACACAACCATTTCCTTCTCTGGGTGTGCCACACAGAtgtatttcttgttcttctttggGGTTGCTGAGTGCTTCCTCCTGGCCACCATGGCATATGACCGCTTTGTAGCCATCTGCACTCCCTTGCACTACCCAGTCATCATGAACCAAAGGACATGTGCCAAACTGGCTGTTGCCTCCTGGTTTCCCGGCTTTCCCATAGCTACTGTGCAAACCACATGGCTCTTCAGCTTTCCATTCTGTGACACCAACAAGGTGAACCACTTCTTCTGTGACAGCCCACCTGTGCTGAGGCTGGTCTGTGGGGACACAACACTATTTGAGATCTATGCAATCGTTGGGACCATCCTGATCGTCATGATACCCTGCTTACTGATTCTGTGTTCATATTTTCACATTGCTGCTGCCATCCTCAAGGTTCCATCAGTTAAAGGGAAGCATAAAGCCTTTTCTACCTGTTCCTCTCACCTCCTTGTTGTCTCCCTTTTCTATGTATCTTTAAGCCTCACCTACTTCCGGCCTAAGTCCAATAATTCTCCTGAGAGCAAAACAGTGCTATCATTGTCCTATACTATTGTGACTCCCATGTTGAACCCCATCATCTACAGCCTGAGAAATAATGAGGTGAAGAATGCCCTCAGCAGGACCTTGCACAAGGCCCTAGGTCTTAGAAGCTATATCTCATAG
- the LOC114500377 gene encoding olfactory receptor 10A4 gives MPSGILARRMMWGNWTTVNEFVLVSFSALSSELQALLSLLFLTIYIITLMGNVLIILVTTTDSALQSPMYFFLRNLSFLEIGFNLVIVPKMLGTLIIQDTTISFLGCATQMYFFFFFGAAECCLLATMAYDRYVAICDPLRYPVIMGHRACAQLAAASWFSGFPVATVQTTWIFSFPFCGPNKVNHFFCDSPPVIALVCADTSLFELEALTATVLFILFPFLLILGSYVRILSTIFRMPSAEGKRKAFSTCSSHLLVVSLFYSTAILTYFRPRSNTSPENKKLLSLSYTVVTPMLNPIIYSLRNSEVKAALKRVIHRTLGPQKL, from the coding sequence ATGCCCAGTGGAATCCTGGCCAGAAGAATGATGTGGGGAAACTGGACAACTGTCAATGAGTTTGTTCTTGTCAGTTTCTCGGCCTTGTCTTCTGAGCTACAAGCTCTACTATCTCTCCTTTTCTTGACCATTTACATCATTACCCTAATGGGCAATGTCCTTATCATACTGGTCACTACAACTGACTCTGCACTACAAAGTCctatgtacttcttcctcaggaACTTGTCCTTCCTGGAGATAGGTTTCAACTTGGTCATTGTGCCCAAGATGCTGGGGACACTGATCATCCAAGACACAACCATCTCCTTCCTTGGCTGTGCCACTCAgatgtatttcttcttcttctttggggCTGCTGAATGCTGCCTCCTGGCCACAATGGcatatgaccgctatgtggccatctgtgaCCCTTTGCGTTACCCAGTCATCATGGGTCACAGGGCCTGTGCCCAGCTGGCAGCTGCATCCTGGTTCTCAGGGTTTCCAGTGGCCACTGTGCAAACCACATGGATTTTCAGCTTCCCTTTTTGTGGCCCCAACAAGGTGAACCACTTCTTCTGTGACAGCCCCCCTGTCATTGCCCTGGTCTGTGCTGATACTTCACTGTTTGAACTGGAGGCTCTGACAGCCACTGTTCTTTtcatcctcttccctttcttgctGATCCTGGGATCCTATGTTCGTATCCTCTCCACTATCTTCAGGATGCCCTCAGCTGAAGGGAAACGcaaggccttctccacctgttCCTCCCACCTCCTGGTTGTCTCCCTTTTCTACAGCACTGCCATCCTCACATACTTCCGACCCAGGTCCAACACCTCTCCTGAGAACAAGAAGCTGCTGTCACTATCCTACACAGTGGTTACTCCTATGTTGAACCCCATCATTTACAGCTTAAGGAATAGTGAAGTGAAGGCTGCACTGAAACGGGTCATCCATAGGACCCTGGGCCCACAGAAACTATGA
- the LOC114498949 gene encoding olfactory receptor 2D2-like: MRETNQTQVTEFFLLGLSDNPHTQQLLFILFLGVYLVTVVGNLLLVSLVLVDSLLHTPMYFFLCNLSLADLCFSTNIVPQALVHMLSRKKVISFTHCAAQLLLFLILGGTQCALLAVMSYDRYAAICNPLHYPSIMTWRVCVQLAVGSWTSGILVAVVDTTFTLRLPYRGSNSIEHFFCEAPALLSLASTDAWTAEMAIFIMGVLILLIPVSLILVSYGHIIVTVVRIKSAVGQLKAFSTCGSHLLVVILFYGSAIVTYMTPKSSKEQKKLLSIFYAMVTPMLNPLIYSLRNKVVKGALRKVATRNFLCRV, encoded by the coding sequence ATGAGAGAGACCAATCAGACACAGGTGACAGAATTCTTCCTTCTGGGACTCTCTGACAACCCACACACCCAGCAGCTACTATTCATCTTGTTCCTGGGTGTTTACCTTGTCACTGTGGTTGGAAATCTGCTTCTTGTGTCCCTTGTACTGGTTGACTCCCTGCTTCACACAcctatgtatttctttctctgcaaTTTATCTCTGGCTGACCTCTGTTTCTCTACCAACATTGTTCCTCAGGCCCTTGTCCACATGCTATCCAGAAAGAAAGTCATTTCATTCACACATTGTGCAGCTCAGCTTCTACTcttcctcattttggggggtacACAGTGTGCTCTTTTGGCAGTGATGTCTTATGATCGGTATGCAGCCATCTGTAACCCGTTGCATTACCCCAGCATCATGACTTGGAGGGTGTGTGTCCAGCTGGCTGTGGGATCATGGACCAGTGGCATTCTAGTGGCTGTGGTGGATACCACCTTCACACTAAGGCTACCCTACAGAGGCAGCAATAGTATTGAACATTTCTTTTGTGAGGCACCTGCGCTGTTGAGCCTGGCATCCACAGATGCCTGGACTGCAGAGATGGCCATTTTCATCATGGGGGTTTTGATTCTCCTCATACCTGTTTCCTTAATCCTGGTATCCTATGGCCACATCATAGTGACTGTGGTCAGGATAAAGTCAGCTGTGGGACAACTCAAGGCATTTtctacctgtggctcccacctcctggtagttattcttttttatgggtcAGCAATTGTCACCTACATGACACCAAAGTcctcaaaagaacagaaaaaactgCTGTCAATCTTCTATGCAATGGTGACACCCatgcttaatcccctcatctacagcctgaggaacaaggTCGTGAAGGGAGCTCTGAGGAAAGTGGCTACAAGGAATTTTCTGTGCAGGGTCTGA